A window of Auraticoccus monumenti contains these coding sequences:
- a CDS encoding SDR family oxidoreductase, which translates to MPEDAPAVLVTGATGDVGQTLTQLLRDAGVAFRVMCRRPQQVDEFAARGVEAVRGDLSDSGSLREAMAGCDQLFLLPPPTPALREQAEGAVDAAREAGVRHVVKVSASDADEHSSVPWAADHARSDAHLQDSGLAWTLLKPASFMTNLLPTAPLIRRGILPGTSGRGATSWIASRDVAEAAARVLRDPPTHGGAGRDGRSYLLTGTEPTSFPQVAGILGDELGRRVRYLHLPGPVMYLGLRAGGASHWQARGLVNQFARVVRGGLDGVRTTSPDLADLIGRPATDLATYVRDHREAFS; encoded by the coding sequence ATGCCTGAGGACGCACCGGCGGTGCTGGTGACCGGGGCGACCGGTGATGTCGGGCAGACGCTGACCCAGCTGCTGCGCGATGCCGGCGTCGCGTTCCGGGTCATGTGCCGACGTCCTCAGCAGGTCGACGAGTTCGCCGCTCGTGGTGTCGAGGCCGTGCGAGGCGACCTCTCCGACTCCGGGAGCCTCCGTGAGGCGATGGCGGGGTGCGACCAGCTCTTCCTGCTCCCGCCCCCCACCCCCGCCCTGCGCGAGCAGGCCGAGGGAGCCGTGGACGCCGCGCGGGAGGCGGGGGTGCGGCACGTCGTCAAGGTGTCCGCGTCCGACGCGGACGAGCACTCGTCGGTGCCCTGGGCCGCCGACCACGCGCGCTCCGACGCCCACCTGCAGGACAGCGGGCTGGCGTGGACCCTGCTGAAACCGGCCTCCTTCATGACCAACCTGCTGCCGACGGCGCCACTGATCCGGCGCGGGATCCTTCCTGGCACCAGCGGTCGTGGGGCCACCTCCTGGATCGCCAGCCGTGACGTCGCCGAGGCAGCGGCCCGGGTGCTGCGGGACCCCCCGACCCACGGCGGTGCCGGCCGCGACGGCCGCAGCTACCTGCTGACGGGAACCGAGCCGACGTCGTTCCCGCAGGTGGCGGGGATCCTGGGCGACGAGCTCGGTCGCCGCGTCCGCTACCTGCACCTACCCGGTCCGGTGATGTACCTGGGTCTGAGGGCCGGGGGTGCGTCGCACTGGCAGGCTCGCGGCCTGGTCAACCAGTTCGCCAGAGTCGTCCGCGGAGGCCTCGACGGCGTGCGGACCACCTCGCCCGACCTGGCCGACCTGATCGGGCGACCAGCGACCGACCTCGCGACCTACGTCCGCGACCACCGCGAGGCCTTCAGCTGA
- a CDS encoding glyoxalase superfamily protein, with the protein MAGFHRRLRAPFRAGLPLFIRVSRGQTALGLSEHHGDGTPGSVVWVPTRGLDAYRERLLADPLATQRPGIDHDAPGGPTMSVLDPFGNELRFCEPTR; encoded by the coding sequence CTGGCTGGGTTTCACCGTCGACTTCGAGCACCGTTTCGAGCCGGACTCCCCCTCTTCATCAGGGTCAGCCGCGGCCAGACGGCCCTCGGGCTCAGCGAGCACCACGGCGACGGGACACCCGGCAGCGTCGTCTGGGTCCCCACCCGTGGGCTGGACGCCTACCGGGAGCGGCTCCTCGCCGACCCGCTCGCCACCCAGCGCCCCGGCATCGACCACGACGCCCCCGGCGGCCCGACGATGAGCGTCCTCGACCCCTTCGGCAACGAGCTCCGGTTCTGCGAGCCCACCCGCTGA
- a CDS encoding NAD-dependent epimerase/dehydratase family protein — MTTTPPPARRRVLITGATGYIATQLLPALRERYELTLVDVRDTDRDGRPVEGVQLLDLLDDPDGRFDQLCRGVDTVVHAGHLASGDTPGYAAERRNVDLAARVYEAAQAAGVRRVVVTSTNQASKWYERPWREGRVDRVGPEDYPRPDTWYGWAKVAYESMGFLYATGQIGPVLENVQIRIVAPRPIRAEDFVGRPAGDFVRDLTGWVSPRDLQQLYVRSIEAESVVDEHGVPFQVFYGVSGNARTFWSTSNARRVVGYAPQDDSEREFAEDIAQVLGRS; from the coding sequence ATGACCACCACGCCTCCACCGGCTCGACGACGCGTCCTGATCACCGGCGCCACCGGCTACATCGCCACCCAGCTGCTGCCCGCCCTGCGCGAGCGCTACGAGCTGACCCTGGTGGACGTCCGCGACACCGACCGCGACGGCCGTCCGGTGGAGGGGGTGCAGCTCCTCGACCTGCTCGACGACCCCGACGGCCGGTTCGACCAGCTGTGCCGGGGCGTGGACACCGTCGTGCACGCCGGCCACCTCGCCTCCGGGGACACCCCCGGTTACGCCGCCGAGCGCCGCAACGTCGACCTGGCGGCCCGGGTCTACGAGGCAGCCCAGGCCGCCGGCGTCCGACGCGTGGTGGTGACCAGCACCAACCAGGCCAGCAAGTGGTACGAGCGTCCGTGGCGGGAGGGCCGGGTCGACCGCGTCGGGCCGGAGGACTACCCCCGCCCCGACACCTGGTACGGCTGGGCCAAGGTGGCCTACGAGTCGATGGGCTTCCTCTACGCCACCGGCCAGATCGGGCCCGTGCTGGAGAACGTCCAGATCCGGATCGTCGCCCCCCGCCCGATCCGCGCCGAGGACTTCGTCGGACGGCCCGCCGGCGACTTCGTCCGCGACCTCACCGGCTGGGTGAGTCCGCGGGACCTGCAGCAGCTCTACGTCCGCTCCATCGAGGCGGAGTCGGTGGTCGACGAGCACGGCGTCCCGTTCCAGGTGTTCTACGGCGTCTCGGGCAACGCCCGTACCTTCTGGAGCACCAGCAACGCGCGCCGGGTGGTCGGCTACGCCCCGCAGGACGACTCCGAGCGCGAGTTCGCCGAGGACATCGCGCAGGTGCTCGGCCGGAGCTGA
- a CDS encoding sigma-70 family RNA polymerase sigma factor: MTDPAVTGSGLEDAFDARRQRLRSIAHRVLGSHWDADDAVQETWVRLSRVDADTIDNLNAWLTTVVSRVSIDLLRSRGARREDLDDDVPDTGAEDDDPETVTLRDEEVEAAMVVVLDQLTPLERLAFVLHDVFGLSFADVAPIVERSPAAARQLASRARRRVAGVDVPAERTRRADAVAAFLKASRQGDFGDLLQLLDPEVELRADPVVVAGAQASAEAGAPLLQPRVRGADAVARVFAGRAEETRVAIIDGLPGAVFAPDGVLRAAFVIHLGEHGIAGLEVIGDPSRLAQLRVVPARP; the protein is encoded by the coding sequence GTGACCGATCCCGCCGTCACCGGGTCCGGGCTCGAGGACGCCTTCGACGCCCGAAGGCAGCGTCTGCGCTCCATCGCCCACCGGGTGCTGGGATCGCACTGGGACGCCGACGACGCCGTCCAGGAGACGTGGGTCCGGCTGAGCCGGGTGGACGCCGACACGATCGACAACCTCAACGCCTGGCTGACCACGGTCGTGTCGCGGGTGAGCATCGACCTGCTGCGCAGCCGTGGTGCTCGCCGGGAGGACCTCGACGACGACGTGCCGGACACCGGTGCCGAGGACGACGACCCGGAGACCGTGACGCTCCGGGACGAGGAGGTCGAGGCGGCGATGGTCGTCGTCCTGGACCAGCTCACACCGCTGGAGCGCCTGGCGTTCGTCCTGCACGACGTCTTCGGGCTCTCCTTCGCCGACGTCGCACCGATCGTCGAACGCAGCCCGGCGGCCGCCCGCCAGCTGGCCTCCCGGGCCCGACGCCGGGTGGCGGGCGTCGACGTCCCGGCTGAGCGCACCCGGCGGGCCGACGCCGTCGCGGCCTTCCTCAAGGCCTCACGGCAGGGCGACTTCGGGGACCTGCTGCAGCTGCTGGACCCCGAGGTCGAGCTCCGGGCGGACCCGGTGGTGGTCGCCGGGGCGCAGGCCTCCGCGGAGGCGGGGGCCCCGCTGCTCCAGCCCCGTGTGCGCGGTGCCGACGCGGTCGCCCGGGTGTTCGCCGGCCGGGCGGAGGAGACGCGGGTGGCGATCATCGACGGCCTGCCCGGTGCGGTGTTCGCGCCGGACGGGGTGCTGCGCGCGGCCTTCGTCATCCACCTCGGGGAGCACGGGATCGCCGGTCTCGAGGTGATCGGCGACCCGTCCCGCCTCGCGCAGCTCCGGGTCGTCCCTGCTCGACCGTGA
- a CDS encoding TetR/AcrR family transcriptional regulator, which produces MAPTRSTRAAPVLARSEQKEPPTTARRSGRKQDRSKDAALLEATIQVVAEVGYDGMTMDLVAARAGTTKSAMYRRWPSKGDLVLEAVVALQEPETDLSRLPDTGTLRGDLVALTQPYASGEGQRRLRLLAGISSLARRAPELTTAANAALVDPWVEVCRLLVERAVGRGEAVTDDVDTVARIVPAMTSYRLLVEQGPLDSTFFVTLIDAVLLPAVRPGAGVAPGRPGQGDSTDVATPTAGGPQPHAEADRDA; this is translated from the coding sequence ATGGCACCCACCCGTAGCACCCGTGCAGCACCCGTCCTGGCGCGCTCCGAGCAGAAGGAGCCTCCGACGACCGCGCGACGGTCCGGCCGCAAGCAGGACCGGTCCAAGGACGCGGCGCTGCTGGAGGCGACGATCCAGGTCGTGGCTGAGGTCGGCTACGACGGCATGACCATGGACCTGGTCGCCGCTCGCGCGGGGACGACGAAGTCCGCGATGTACCGGCGATGGCCCTCCAAGGGTGACCTGGTCCTCGAGGCGGTCGTCGCGCTCCAGGAGCCGGAGACCGACCTCAGCCGGCTCCCGGACACCGGCACCCTGCGAGGTGACCTCGTGGCCCTGACGCAGCCGTACGCGTCCGGCGAGGGACAGCGCAGGTTGCGCCTGCTGGCCGGGATCTCCTCGCTCGCCCGGCGTGCGCCGGAGCTGACGACCGCAGCGAACGCCGCCCTCGTCGACCCCTGGGTGGAGGTCTGCCGGCTGCTCGTCGAACGCGCCGTCGGACGGGGTGAGGCGGTCACCGACGACGTGGACACGGTGGCCCGGATCGTCCCGGCGATGACCTCCTACCGCCTGCTGGTCGAGCAGGGACCGCTGGACAGCACGTTCTTCGTCACGCTGATCGACGCGGTCCTCCTCCCGGCGGTGCGCCCGGGAGCCGGCGTGGCGCCGGGCAGACCGGGACAGGGCGATTCGACGGACGTGGCCACCCCGACAGCCGGCGGGCCCCAGCCGCACGCGGAGGCGGACCGAGATGCCTGA
- a CDS encoding DUF3159 domain-containing protein — translation MIDQLSTDRERLAPTPPSQRAVGVSATARRVLDLPDPVQRSDAGAAAHSTLERVGGPVGLAAAAAPTVAFVAADAAAGLGTGLVALGVTAVAACGVRLARRESPGAAVAGLVVAALCAGVAAFAGEARAFFLPTMVVPALFVVAHVVMLLARRPLIGLMVNPLSGGPRDWRSHPGLLRTYTISSLIALAMATANLFARVGFYLADQPGILAVAQVVATSAFAVHYAVTLVVARRVAGATTTPRPVPTSR, via the coding sequence ATGATCGACCAGCTCAGCACCGACCGGGAGCGGCTCGCGCCGACTCCTCCCTCCCAGCGAGCCGTCGGCGTCAGCGCCACCGCCCGCCGGGTGCTCGACCTCCCGGACCCGGTCCAGAGGTCCGACGCCGGCGCCGCCGCGCACAGCACCCTGGAACGGGTCGGCGGGCCGGTGGGCCTGGCCGCGGCGGCCGCCCCGACCGTCGCCTTCGTGGCCGCGGACGCCGCCGCCGGGCTGGGCACGGGCCTGGTCGCCCTCGGCGTCACCGCGGTGGCCGCCTGCGGGGTGCGGCTCGCCCGCCGGGAGTCGCCCGGGGCGGCGGTCGCCGGTCTGGTGGTCGCCGCGCTCTGCGCCGGCGTCGCGGCCTTCGCCGGGGAGGCCCGGGCCTTCTTCCTGCCCACCATGGTCGTGCCCGCGCTCTTCGTCGTCGCGCACGTCGTCATGCTGCTGGCACGCCGCCCCCTGATCGGCCTGATGGTCAACCCGCTCTCCGGAGGTCCGCGCGACTGGCGGTCACACCCCGGTCTGCTCCGCACCTACACCATCAGCTCGCTGATCGCCCTGGCCATGGCCACCGCCAACCTCTTCGCACGCGTCGGCTTCTACCTCGCCGACCAGCCGGGGATCCTCGCCGTGGCCCAGGTCGTGGCCACCTCCGCCTTCGCCGTCCACTACGCCGTGACCCTCGTCGTCGCCCGCCGCGTGGCCGGCGCCACCACCACCCCCCGTCCCGTCCCCACCTCTCGCTGA
- a CDS encoding aspartate/glutamate racemase family protein, with the protein MEQTRTIGLIGGMSWESSIEYYRLTNELVARRLGGFHSARSILHSVDFAEIERLQVTGDWAAAGRVLADAARAVELAGADFVVLCTNTMHKVAADIEAAVSIPLLHIADATADAVQAQQLTTVGLLATAFTMEQTFYRERLERRGLRVLVPGEEDRRVVHRVIYEELVLGEVRDASRREYRRIMSRLVADGAEGIILGCTEIELLVGQADSSVPVFPTTRIHAEAAVDAAFA; encoded by the coding sequence GTGGAGCAGACCAGGACGATCGGGCTCATCGGCGGCATGAGCTGGGAGAGCAGCATCGAGTACTACCGCCTGACCAACGAGCTGGTGGCCCGTCGGCTCGGCGGGTTCCACTCGGCGAGGAGCATCCTGCACTCGGTCGACTTCGCCGAGATCGAACGTCTGCAGGTGACGGGGGACTGGGCCGCGGCCGGCCGGGTCCTGGCCGACGCGGCGCGGGCTGTGGAGCTGGCCGGGGCGGACTTCGTGGTCCTGTGCACCAACACCATGCACAAGGTCGCCGCCGACATCGAGGCGGCGGTCTCCATCCCGCTGCTGCACATCGCCGACGCCACGGCCGACGCCGTCCAGGCCCAGCAGCTGACCACGGTGGGTCTGCTCGCGACCGCCTTCACGATGGAGCAGACCTTCTACCGCGAACGCCTGGAGCGCCGCGGCCTGAGGGTGCTGGTCCCCGGTGAGGAGGACCGGCGCGTCGTCCACCGCGTGATCTACGAGGAGCTGGTGCTGGGGGAGGTCCGCGACGCCTCGCGCCGGGAGTACCGCCGGATCATGTCCCGTCTGGTGGCCGACGGCGCCGAGGGGATCATCCTCGGCTGCACCGAGATCGAGCTGCTGGTCGGCCAGGCCGACTCCTCCGTCCCGGTCTTCCCGACCACCCGGATCCACGCCGAGGCGGCCGTCGACGCCGCCTTCGCCTGA
- a CDS encoding VanZ family protein codes for MATHTPHAPTGPARPTGPVSVPFALAGVLYLALVAAITLGRVPWLMRTDAGPGSVLSLQTWLDPVTWSTGGTGEFVANIVLFVPVAVLLRLAVPRLPAVAAVAVGILLTSSIEVLQIPLDRVSDPRDLVANTIGAVIGTALTLGRRPAPSRRTPSGAVVARRR; via the coding sequence ATGGCCACCCACACCCCGCACGCCCCGACCGGCCCAGCCAGGCCGACGGGGCCGGTGTCGGTCCCCTTCGCGCTGGCGGGGGTGCTGTACCTCGCCCTGGTCGCCGCCATCACCCTCGGCCGGGTGCCGTGGCTGATGCGCACCGACGCCGGTCCCGGCAGCGTCCTCTCGCTGCAGACGTGGCTGGACCCCGTGACGTGGAGCACCGGAGGGACCGGGGAGTTCGTGGCCAACATCGTGCTCTTCGTGCCCGTCGCGGTGCTGCTGCGGCTGGCCGTCCCCCGGCTGCCCGCGGTCGCGGCGGTCGCCGTCGGCATCCTGCTCACGTCCTCGATCGAGGTGCTGCAGATCCCGCTCGACCGCGTCTCCGACCCCCGCGACCTCGTCGCCAACACGATCGGCGCCGTCATCGGCACCGCGCTGACCCTGGGTCGGCGCCCCGCCCCGTCCCGCCGCACCCCCTCCGGCGCCGTCGTGGCGCGGAGGCGCTGA
- a CDS encoding SDR family oxidoreductase, producing MPRTPELSLPDLTGRRALVTGASDGMGLVIARRLAAAGAEVLMPVRNRVKGQAALGRIRAEHPTARLTLHDLDLSSLQSVAALGETLRAEGAPIHLLINNAGVMRPPERQTTVDGFELQLGTNHLGHVALVAHLLPLLSAGRARVTSQLSIAARAGAMNWDDVNWETSYDGMRAYSQSKIAFGLFGLELERRSRAGGWGITSNISHPGVAPTSLLAARPEIGRASDSPQISMIRRLSRAGILAGTVESAPLPALYAATSPQARGGHFYGPDGPGQLGGAPAEQRLFRPLRDPVEADRVWRVSQELAGVSFAEVAAA from the coding sequence ATGCCTCGTACACCTGAGCTGTCCCTGCCCGACCTGACCGGCCGCCGCGCCCTCGTCACCGGAGCGAGCGACGGGATGGGCCTCGTCATCGCCCGTCGGCTCGCCGCCGCCGGCGCCGAGGTGCTGATGCCCGTGCGCAACCGCGTCAAGGGCCAGGCGGCCCTCGGCCGGATCCGCGCCGAGCACCCGACCGCCCGGCTGACCCTGCACGACCTCGACCTCTCGTCCCTGCAGTCCGTGGCCGCACTCGGGGAGACGCTGCGCGCCGAGGGGGCCCCGATCCACCTCCTGATCAACAACGCCGGGGTGATGAGGCCGCCGGAGCGGCAGACCACCGTCGACGGGTTCGAGCTGCAGCTCGGCACCAACCACCTCGGCCACGTCGCACTGGTGGCGCACCTGCTCCCGCTGCTGTCCGCCGGCCGGGCCCGCGTCACGTCGCAGCTCAGCATCGCCGCCCGCGCCGGGGCTATGAACTGGGACGACGTGAACTGGGAGACCAGCTACGACGGCATGCGCGCCTACAGCCAGTCCAAGATCGCCTTCGGCCTCTTCGGGCTGGAGCTCGAGCGGCGCAGCCGGGCCGGGGGCTGGGGCATCACGAGCAACATTTCCCACCCCGGCGTGGCTCCGACGAGCCTGCTGGCGGCGCGACCGGAGATCGGACGCGCCAGTGACTCCCCCCAGATCAGCATGATCCGCCGGCTCTCGCGGGCGGGGATCCTGGCCGGGACGGTGGAGAGCGCCCCGCTGCCCGCGCTGTACGCCGCCACCTCACCGCAGGCCCGCGGGGGGCACTTCTACGGACCCGACGGTCCGGGCCAGCTGGGAGGCGCCCCCGCCGAGCAGCGGCTCTTCCGCCCCCTGCGCGACCCGGTGGAGGCCGACCGCGTCTGGCGGGTGTCCCAGGAGCTGGCTGGGGTCTCGTTCGCGGAGGTCGCGGCGGCGTGA
- a CDS encoding FAD-binding oxidoreductase, with the protein MTTDPTTTDSTATDPTCTDPAATDLTATPTAADLSGLRRAVRGRVWLPGDAGFDEVRLPWNRAVRQPVRAVVEAADADDVAALVRYAAGVGVAITTQPNGHGASGRTADTILLRTGRLGDIHLDVDARRARIGAGVRSGHLQRATAEHGLTGLLGSSPVVSVTGVALGGGLSWFGRAQGWVADGVCALDVVDADGEQRTVTAASDPDLFWALRGGGGEHAVVTALEVRLHPAPEVFGGRVLWSGEHARAVVEAFRVATRTAPVQLTLWLDLLHLPSGEPLVAIDLTYLGAERDARAHLTALDPLPAPLSDTRRSMTVAELGPITGEPTEPAAGVSHAELLTEFDDAAVDALLASPITPMMSVQVRQLGGAFAQPSDTPHGPLLEPFAVYMFGAPGPRATAGDIAARQQALARSLPTSGRKPVTFLNPGEQLADALPAASVERLRRIKTERDPRRLLRSSFGA; encoded by the coding sequence ATGACCACCGACCCCACCACCACCGACTCCACCGCGACCGACCCCACCTGCACGGACCCCGCCGCGACCGACCTCACGGCGACCCCGACCGCTGCCGACCTGTCGGGTCTGCGTCGAGCGGTGCGAGGCCGCGTGTGGCTGCCGGGCGACGCCGGCTTCGACGAGGTGCGGCTGCCCTGGAACCGCGCCGTCCGGCAACCCGTGCGCGCGGTCGTCGAGGCGGCCGACGCCGACGACGTCGCGGCCCTGGTGCGGTACGCCGCCGGGGTGGGGGTCGCGATCACGACGCAGCCCAACGGCCACGGCGCCTCCGGCCGCACCGCCGACACGATCCTGCTCCGGACCGGCCGGCTCGGCGACATCCACCTCGACGTCGACGCCCGCCGCGCCCGGATCGGCGCCGGGGTGCGGTCGGGTCACCTGCAGCGCGCCACCGCCGAGCACGGCCTGACCGGACTGCTGGGCAGCTCGCCGGTGGTGAGCGTGACCGGGGTGGCCCTCGGCGGCGGGCTCAGCTGGTTCGGGCGCGCGCAGGGGTGGGTGGCCGACGGCGTCTGCGCCCTGGACGTGGTGGACGCCGACGGCGAGCAGCGCACCGTGACCGCCGCGAGCGACCCCGACCTGTTCTGGGCGCTGCGCGGCGGCGGTGGCGAGCACGCCGTCGTGACCGCTCTGGAGGTTCGGCTCCACCCGGCCCCGGAGGTCTTCGGCGGCCGGGTGCTCTGGTCCGGGGAGCACGCGCGGGCCGTGGTCGAGGCCTTCCGCGTCGCCACCCGCACGGCACCGGTGCAGCTGACCCTGTGGCTGGACCTGCTGCACCTCCCCAGCGGGGAGCCGCTGGTGGCGATCGACCTCACCTACCTCGGCGCGGAGCGGGACGCCCGGGCCCACCTGACCGCGCTGGACCCGCTGCCGGCCCCGCTCTCCGACACCCGCCGGTCGATGACCGTCGCCGAGCTGGGCCCCATCACGGGTGAACCCACGGAACCGGCGGCGGGCGTCTCCCACGCCGAGCTGCTCACCGAGTTTGACGACGCCGCCGTCGACGCTCTGCTCGCCTCGCCCATCACGCCCATGATGAGCGTCCAGGTCCGCCAGCTGGGCGGCGCCTTCGCGCAGCCGTCGGACACCCCCCACGGCCCGCTGCTCGAGCCGTTCGCGGTGTACATGTTCGGCGCCCCCGGTCCGCGGGCGACGGCGGGCGACATCGCGGCGAGACAACAGGCCCTGGCGCGCTCGCTCCCCACCAGCGGGCGGAAGCCGGTCACCTTCCTCAACCCGGGCGAGCAGCTGGCGGACGCGCTGCCGGCGGCGTCGGTCGAGCGCCTGCGGAGGATCAAGACCGAGCGGGACCCGCGCCGCCTCCTCCGCAGCAGCTTCGGGGCCTGA
- a CDS encoding DUF1203 domain-containing protein, whose product MSQQTAATLRVHPISPDLLADVRRRGLDHFGSVPEPFTSRGGDQLRCCLRHSDPDEDLWVISHAPLTARRPWREVGPVFVHPDRCDGYDPGRGLPDFLARKPRVLRSYTADQRMHYPGIRLTGAGDDLGEVLQTLLADPEVAEVHVRNVEAQCFITRVTSS is encoded by the coding sequence ATGAGCCAGCAGACAGCAGCCACCCTGCGGGTGCACCCGATCAGCCCGGACCTGCTCGCCGACGTGCGCCGACGCGGGCTCGACCACTTCGGCAGCGTGCCCGAGCCCTTCACCAGTCGTGGCGGGGACCAGCTCCGCTGCTGCCTGCGGCACAGCGACCCGGACGAGGATCTGTGGGTCATCAGCCACGCCCCGCTCACCGCCCGGCGACCGTGGCGGGAGGTGGGTCCCGTCTTCGTCCACCCCGACCGCTGCGACGGGTACGACCCCGGACGTGGCCTCCCGGACTTCCTCGCCCGGAAGCCGCGGGTGCTGCGCAGCTACACCGCCGACCAGAGGATGCACTACCCGGGGATCCGCCTCACCGGGGCCGGCGACGACCTCGGCGAGGTGCTGCAGACGCTGCTGGCCGACCCCGAGGTGGCCGAGGTCCACGTCCGCAACGTCGAGGCGCAGTGCTTCATCACCCGGGTCACCAGCAGCTGA
- a CDS encoding PD40 domain-containing protein: MSPNTGVRHPSETSSYTDPVTGVEVTVLTSHPAGSPKPYQTHQTWTADGEWILFRSDRDGNGSQVFLVHEQRGDIVQLTDDPGTDTDSLNLVRDSNLLYYKRSRDGRRELVELRLDPLIENALAGRPGLATPPERVVCVLPEELRDAGGFAVDADGSAAYWGVGWEQPDWAKGSERSVRTAVDSANTDPTEQREAARRRFEEAGRGPGGIRRIDLATGEVTTVIDVDFRMGHVQVNPWVPGEIIYCHETTGDAPQRIWAVRADGSGNRPLYRETPDEWVTHETVSAPDELMFNVMAHLPYLGTKPSGVAVLDLRTDEMRLLGQSPGQGFWHCNGSPDGRWAVVDDFHGDITLIDRRSLEQTVITTGHVMKPDHTHPIFSPDSRRVLIQSGRLSEGRSLDLMVVEVPPALVDREPALPQPPR, from the coding sequence ATGAGCCCGAACACCGGTGTCCGGCACCCGAGCGAGACCAGCAGCTACACCGACCCCGTCACCGGGGTGGAGGTCACGGTGCTGACCTCCCACCCGGCCGGCAGCCCGAAGCCCTACCAGACCCACCAGACCTGGACCGCCGACGGTGAGTGGATCCTGTTCCGCTCCGACCGCGACGGCAACGGCTCCCAGGTGTTCCTGGTGCACGAGCAGCGGGGTGACATCGTCCAGCTGACCGACGACCCGGGCACCGACACCGACAGCCTCAACCTCGTCCGCGACAGCAACCTCCTCTACTACAAGCGCAGCCGCGACGGTCGGCGCGAGCTGGTGGAGCTCCGGCTGGACCCGCTGATCGAGAACGCGCTGGCCGGACGTCCCGGACTGGCCACGCCGCCGGAGCGGGTGGTTTGCGTGCTCCCCGAGGAGCTCCGCGACGCCGGCGGGTTCGCGGTAGACGCCGACGGCAGCGCCGCGTACTGGGGCGTCGGCTGGGAGCAGCCGGACTGGGCCAAGGGTTCAGAGCGCTCGGTCCGCACCGCCGTCGACTCGGCCAACACCGACCCGACCGAGCAGCGCGAAGCCGCCCGTCGTCGGTTCGAGGAGGCAGGCCGCGGTCCGGGTGGCATCCGGCGGATCGACCTGGCCACCGGCGAGGTGACCACGGTCATCGACGTCGACTTCCGGATGGGTCACGTGCAGGTGAATCCGTGGGTGCCGGGAGAGATCATCTACTGCCACGAGACCACGGGCGACGCCCCTCAGCGCATCTGGGCGGTCCGCGCCGACGGCTCGGGGAACCGGCCGCTGTACCGGGAGACGCCAGACGAGTGGGTCACCCACGAGACGGTGTCCGCCCCCGACGAGCTGATGTTCAACGTGATGGCGCACCTGCCCTACCTGGGTACCAAGCCCAGCGGCGTCGCCGTGCTGGACCTCCGCACCGACGAGATGCGGCTGCTCGGCCAGAGCCCTGGCCAGGGTTTCTGGCACTGCAACGGGTCCCCGGACGGGCGCTGGGCCGTGGTCGACGACTTCCACGGCGACATCACCCTGATCGACCGGCGTAGCCTGGAGCAGACCGTGATCACCACCGGGCACGTGATGAAGCCCGACCACACCCACCCGATCTTCAGCCCGGACAGCCGTCGGGTGCTGATCCAGTCCGGCCGTCTGAGCGAGGGCCGTTCCCTGGACCTGATGGTGGTGGAGGTGCCGCCAGCCTTGGTGGACCGGGAGCCGGCGCTGCCCCAGCCCCCTCGCTGA